The following proteins come from a genomic window of Diadema setosum chromosome 20, eeDiaSeto1, whole genome shotgun sequence:
- the LOC140243786 gene encoding uncharacterized protein isoform X2, producing the protein MITFIHDIPRTVRPVRSLDLLQDPVCTKCDHQFCNFCVLALLQSSRKTSAPCPLCKVAITKRSLTKNEQLDEIVRGVRAVMAAVEEDTGLRCSPPRGPVLFSQPDLKTKQVSSDSQTEARARGKGKRIKDNKKARNVRKAQPKSAVMIKVHQDENECSADSENELLVVGHTNIRSSFPNLSFDRKKGRHADFQNDTDLEREAVELLNALNVAPLTSTVVSNTSCDKDMDRMEQNESVNHSGTLPVLLQGNGHENKISAREDISSTEVPPTKILPPCGKENVSGDPGVDPYEFIPSQHTPRKIKIRDNVRKRKTLQGKKRLPVLNKKSSRKVTEVSEMVVEVATSENESRLHGNCSLVGGDPSSNCAPTTSKIHNSDSTETKSGAAAEALQDSQPVSSGGKIQDSQPVILNRNHGKKVFATAYRKGNKGQCKSPRIDPQERVLDWLVSKHPGSDESDDEHGKDSKELWDNKVSQEGEMEDLHDIRGQLPPGINVLQRTNHQDSLHASVNLPMGETSRASTTPDDASEHVQILDKKGQMTSVAGRDTGPSLTCIRESPLSTNDNKATQNEVGQCEPEREKGISNPKPGLTLTDFDHADMDGLMEQENVQLFYSGEGHGCVRKGFMETAEETFQDQKREMLHNSKHATSAWNGGQDMQQIPEHKTTNQMNAESCSTNIRNEEGDVSEKVALIKSDWKVALELAHEFGTGPMQLRRQLHHNSEKEMCTHGKGKLPKRSQRSTADERKSSRRNKKIPANVQHQRTLTEQEVCSNSFQTQNPDDRTKRSQKKKQKAPESSNAFLTNQQDTMKSHHVNRDEGLGGIQQVDVFEGDLVSSTSDLKVEDVTSPNQIVREQFQTCNSAVTCFEEPVEEIIILPSIPLYTEDVTAPKQSIEQVCGGSDTTESIELTSDECEEICESHDLPLQPTKQDSREDSKILVTNECQFSLKQEVATHLDTEMEILNSILPSHNSQSAQMDNSTFISTCNSVVEVVSDDHVCRAHLSPISADPDKEHLKTSNLNADYCLGTDIACDPTKPSSSLETRRQGSFPLSSLDMCSQPSESLLNSSRRSISHPEKRIRENDASAGNHEPVQNISDVNDKKSEFCNNLEEKKAVQENAFHIEDSQKGTMMEYSSQKTHTSSTNSNNEFVCSETLENQTMTALEKISSDSAKQDVDSDVPKGSVEKVSSSLSSVICISESEDQPVRRSLRSRSKHSQDMNAFQCTGRKKEKSRGKAESDKQSMCVFSPARPRKSGIPDEDNTETNMHVTEISSVSIDYRETSGSQFRVTRKRRNSLKQNILSPMKVKRQSLNTENTDLALALEGPEVRNRMEANPLQENFSENLMSECVSLRSQRSICTDDDPIDTLIPPTPPCQDMSKSRSNLTTSFGKQNIGSHGDTSGSRGDIGISQSLPEKLTSTSQISSASSQQQGRGLQSKNLILEIQTVDKESSKMHLNEDIIIVDTSAKQIHRRMTSPGNHSQDMGTSPVVSVCQTAVGEYVSTARELSPGAIAIKSSYDSDKESERRGRPRKLLISTDTSSDEDGSDTDVIQRRKQKRAKKIPALEEEEEQEGLDSDDDLIPCSFLQQSASVPVSLEEDGGEMTNSNTTVPARSDNDYNSVSSEDSCGSQFLNQTSASSILSSQSEIMNTQQKEKAYEKIQQLEKQMVELQAALATESHDHSHKVEEEEERRTFDSGSKTDHFGSHKACNHGTTKIAEMNKQADDQSQIKANYTERPCVMEVEEGDRVAAEGELSEPESPSPPPALSPHSVKKLSSSIELSESMHTVTTLVEQYRKRNTKKPRVTKRTWQNNVSDDENMSDKNLGNCYISPSLTSSCNSLCAQPTSMPSPGSFSREGKRKKLRILGDNTNDNFNQENCGFKKTLIPQKMTSKFKKPQVDAGETNELGSRGRGRHIHHDEEDSVQTAVIQTPTRQASKMPQTELIPSPPPVQRGTVMRTPQSSNTTHGSIQSLSGAGKDSRQRATSSESILSGMGRGTRQMSLIASGLNRIELRQVEKLTRLIDGCRFASAFNANTTHVIVKTDASLVCERTLKYFQGIAARAWVVSFKWVSDSLEAEQPLAEESYEVRGDVVNGLDHQGPRRSRTWDGPGFLSRYDLCCIGPYSGLNKDQLVGLCEMCGACTVQHPSLFPYTSGKTAFIVVEPNLTDTPTDYQGLYRRFRVPVISREWILDSIAQYKTQPILDYLLSGAEQPITDLE; encoded by the exons CTTCTGCGTTCTTGCCCTCCTTCAGAGTTCAAGAAAAACTTCAGCTCCTTGTCCTCTATGTAAGGTTGCCATAACCAAAAG GAGCCTGACCAAGAATGAACAGCTGGATGAAATTGTCAGAGGTGTCCGTGCTGTCATGGCAGCAGTGGAGGAAGACACTGGTCTAAGAT GTTCACCTCCACGGGGACCTGTCCTGTTCTCGCAGCCTGACCTGAAGACCAAGCAAGTGTCCTCAGACAGTCAAACTGAGGCCAGAGCTAGAGGCAAGGGTAAAAGAATCAAGGATAACAAGAAGGCCAGAAATGTACGAAAAGCACAACCAAAATCAGCTGTGATGATAAAGGTGCACCAAGATGAGAATGAATGCAGTGCTGACTCAGAGAATGAATTACTTGTTGTCGGCCACACCAACATCAG GTCATCATTTCCAAACTtgtcatttgacagaaaaaaaggcaGACATGCTGATTTTCAGAATGACACAGACTTGGAAAGAGAGGCAGTAGAACTCCTGAATGCGCTAAATGTTGCACCCCTTACAAGTACAGTAGTCTCCAACACCAGTTGTGACAAAGACATGGATAGAATGGAACAAAATGAGTCAGTAAATCACTCAGGAACACTTCCTGTCTTGCTGCAAGGGAATggtcatgaaaataaaatttcagcAAGAGAAGACATCAGCAGCACAGAAGTCCCACCAACAAAAATTTTGCCACCATGTGGAAAGGAGAATGTTTCTGGAGATCCAGGAGTGGATCCATATGAGTTTATTCCAAGCCAGCACACCCCAAGAAAGATTAAAATTAGAGATAATGTTCGTAAGAGGAAAACCTTGCAAGGAAAAAAACGCCTTCCAGTCTTGAACAAGAAATCATCTAGAAAAGTGACTGAAGTCAGTGAAATGGTAGTGGAGGTTGCTACTTCAGAAAATGAGAGTAGATTACATGGTAATTGCTCTCTTGTTGGTGGGGATCCTAGCAGTAATTGTGCACCAACTACCTCAAAGATTCACAACTCAGATAGCACAGAGACAAAGAGTGGTGCTGCCGCTGAAGCTCTCCAAGATAGCCAGCCAGTCTCAAGTGGAGGCAAAATACAAGATTCACAACCAGTCATCTTAAACAGGAACCACGGCAAGAAAGTATTTGCAACAGCATACAGGAAAGGTAACAAGGGGCAATGCAAGAGTCCACGCATTGATCCACAAGAGCGTGTCCTGGATTGGCTGGTTAGCAAACACCCTGGCAGTGATGAGAGTGATGACGAGCATGGAAAGGACAGTAAAGAACTCTGGGACAACAAGGTCAGTCAAGAAGGAGAAATGGAGGATCTGCATGATATCAGAGGACAGTTGCCCCCAGGCATCAATGTCTTGCAAAGAACAAACCATCAGGATTCATTGCATGCCAGTGTTAACTTGCCAATGGGAGAAACATCAAGAGCATCTACCACTCCAGATGATGCAAGTGAACATGTGCAAATTTTGGACAAGAAAGGGCAAATGACTTCAGTTGCAGGTAGAGATACTGGACCATCTTTGACTTGCATCAGAGAATCTCCACTCTCCACAAATGACAACAAAGCAACTCAAAATGAAGTGGGTCAATGCGAaccagaaagagagaagggaatCAGTAATCCTAAGCCAGGACTGACTTTGACTGACTTTGATCATGCTGATATGGATGGATTGATGGAACAAGAGAATGTCCAGCTTTTCTATTCTGGGGAAGGACATGGCTGTGTCCGTAAAGGATTCATGGAAACTGCAGAAGAAACTTTTCAAGACCAGAAAAGAGAAATGCTGCACAACTCCAAACATGCAACCTCTGCTTGGAATGGGGGCCAAGACATGCAACAGATACCTGAACATAAGACAACAAATCAGATGAATGCAGAGAGCTGCTCAACAAATATTAGGAATGAGGAAGGAGATGTTTCTGAAAAAGTTGCACTAATCAAAAGTGACTGGAAAGTAGCCTTGGAATTAGCTCACGAGTTTGGGACAGGGCCAATGCAACTCAGGAGGCAGTTGCATCATAacagtgaaaaagaaatgtgtacaCATGGAAAAGGCAAACTGCCAAAGAGAAGTCAGCGTTCCACAGCTGATGAGAGGAAAAGCAGCAGACGAAACAAGAAAATCCCAGCTAATGTCCAACATCAAAGGACCCTTACCGAGCAGGAAGTTTGCAGTAACTCTTTTCAAACTCAAAACCCTGACGATAGGACCAAACGAAgccagaagaagaaacaaaaagctCCAGAAAGCAGCAATGCATTCTTGACCAATCAACAAGACACAATGAAATCTCACCATGTAAATAGAGATGAAGGACTCGGTGGTATACAGCAAGTTGATGTTTTTGAAGGAGACCTCGTGTCATCTACTTCTGATTTGAAAGTTGAAGATGTCACTTCCCCAAATCAGATTGTGAGAGAGCAATTTCAAACTTGCAATTCTGCAGTCACATGTTTTGAGGAACCAGTGGAAGAAATCATCATACTTCCCTCCATCCCTCTTTACACTGAAGATGTTACTGCTCCAAAACAAAGTATTGAGCAGGTATGTGGAGGCTCAGACACAACTGAATCAATTGAATTAACCAGTGATGAATGTGAGGAGATTTGTGAATCCCATGATTTACCATTGCAGCCAACCAAACAAGACAGCAGGGAGGACTCCAAAATTTTAGTGACAAATGAatgccaattttcattaaaacagGAGGTTGCCACACACCTGGATACTGAAATGGAAATCCTAAACTCCATTCTGCCATCACATAACTCTCAGTCAGCTCAAATGGACAATTCTACATTCATCAGCACATGCAATTCTGTAGTTGAAGTGGTATCTGATGATCATGTCTGCCGGGCTCATTTATCCCCAATTTCAGCAGATCCTGACAAAGAACATCTGAAAACTTCAAACCTTAATGCAGACTATTGTTTGGGGACAGATATCGCATGTGATCCAACCAAACCAAGTAGTTCACTTGAAACGAGAAGACAAGGATCATTTCCTCTCTCATCTTTAGATATGTGCTCACAACCCAGTGAATCATTGCTGAATTCCTCTAGGAGATCAATATCACATCCTGAAAAGCGCATCAGGGAGAATGATGCCAGTGCAGGTAATCATGAACCAGTTCAAAATATCAGTGATGTTAATGACAAGAAAAGTGAGTTTTGTAACAATCTTGAAGAAAAGAAGGCTGTGCAAGAAAATGCATTTCACATAGAGGATAGTCAAAAAGGCACAATGATGGAATACAGCAGTCAGAAAACCCATACTTCCTCAACAAACTCTAATAATGAGTTTGTGTGTTCAGAGACTCTTGAGAACCAGACAATGACTGCTTTGGAGAAAATATCAAGTGATAGTGCAAAGCAAGACGTGGACAGTGATGTTCCTAAAGGTTCTGTGGAAAAGGTATCCTCCTCCCTCTCAAGTGTCATTTGCATCAGTGAAAGTGAAGACCAGCCTGTTAGGAGATCACTACGTAGCAGATCAAAGCATTCCCAAGATATGAATGCATTCCAATGCacaggaagaaaaaaggaaaagtccAGAGGCAAGGCagagagtgacaaacaaagtatgtgtgtgttttcaccTGCCAGACCCAGGAAGAGTGGGATACCTGATGAAGACAACACTGAGACCAATATGCATGTGACAGAAATAAGCAGTGTCTCCATTGATTACCGAGAGACTAGTGGATCTCAATTCAGAGTaacaagaaagagaaggaacagcctgaaacaaaacatactGAGTCCCATGAAGGTAAAGAGACAAAGTCTTAATACTGAAAACACAGATCTTGCCTTGGCACTTGAAGGCCCAGAGGTCAGAAACAGGATGGAAGCTAACCCACTTCAGGAAAACTTTTCAGAAAATCTCATGTCAGAATGTGTTTCACTGAGATCTCAAAGAAGTATCTGTACAGATGATGACCCGATAGATACATTGATACCACCTACACCACCCTGCCAAGATATGTCAAAATCCAGAAGTAATCTCACTACATCAtttggaaaacaaaacattggGAGTCATGGAGATACCTCAGGTAGTAGAGGAGATATAGGAATTTCTCAATCCTTGCCAGAAAAGCTAACATCAACCTCTCAAATAAGTAGTGCGAGCAGCCAGCAGCAGGGAAGAGGTTTGCAAAGCAAGAATCTTATCTTGGAGATTCAAACTGTTGATAAGGAGAGTAGCAAGATGCATTTAAATGAGGACATCATTATAGTAGACACGTCTGCCAAACAAATACACAGAAGGATGACTTCTCCAGGTAACCACAGCCAGGATATGGGTACTTCTCCAGTTGTCTCTGTTTGTCAGACAGCTGTTGGTGAGTATGTGTCAACAGCTAGGGAACTCTCACCAGGGGCAATAGCAATAAAGTCTTCTTATGACAGTGATAAAGAGAGTGAAAGGAGAGGAAGGCCGAGAAAGCTTTTGATATCAACTGACACCAGCAGTGATGAAGATGGCAGTGACACAGATGTAATTCAGAGACGTAAACAAAAGAGAGCAAAGAAGATCCCTGCAttggaagaggaagaggaacaAGAGGGGTTGGACAGTGATGATGACCTCATCCCATGTTCATTCCTTCAACAGTCAGCATCAGTGCCTGTATCACTTGAGGAAGATGGAGGAGAGATGACAAATTCCAACACCACTGTGCCTGCCAGGAGTGATAATGATT ACAACTCTGTGAGCTCCGAGGACAGCTGTGGAAGCCAGTTTCTGAACCAGACTAGTGCTTCTTCCATTCTCTCCAGCCAGAGTGAAATCATGAACACACAG CAAAAGGAAAAGGCATACGAAAAGATACAGCAGCTGGAGAAGCAAATGGTTGAGCTGCAAGCTGCCTTAGCAACTGAAAGCCATGATCATTCTCACAAAgttgaggaggaggaagaaagaCGTACCTTTGATTCTGGCAGCAAAACTGATCATTTTGGCAGTCACAAAGCTTGTAACCATGGTACTACAAAGATTGCAGAGATGAACAAACAAGCAGATGATCAGAgtcaaatcaaagcaaattaCACTGAGAGACCATGTGTGATGGAGGTTGAGGAAGGGGATAGAGTGGCAGCAGAAGGTGAGTTGTCAGAGCCTGAATCACCATCCCCACCTCCTGCTCTCTCGCCTCACTCTGTGAAAAAGCTGTCATCAAGCATAGAGCTATCTGAGAGCATGCACACCGTCACAACGCTTGTTGAACAGTATCGAAAGAGGAACACTAAAAAACCTAGAGTTACAAAGAGAACATGGCAGAACAATGTCTCAGATGATGAAAATATGTCAGATAAAAATTTGGGGAACTGTTATATTTCTCCATCACTCACCTCTTCATGCAACAGCCTTTGTGCACAGCCAACTAGTATGCCTTCACCAGGTAGCTTTTCCAGAgaggggaaaagaaagaaattgaggATACTCGGGGATAACACCAATGACAATTTCAATCAAGAAAACTGTGgtttcaagaaaacacttattcCTCAGAAAATGACTTCAAAATTCAAGAAGCCTCAAGTTGATGCAGGTGAAACCAATGAACTAGGTAGCAGAGGAAGAGGTAGACACATACACCATGATGAGGAAGATAGTGTCCAAACTGCTGTGATACAAACACCAACAAGACAAGCCTCTAAGATGCCACAGACAGAGCTAATACCATCGCCACCTCCTGTTCAAAGGGGTACTGTCATGAGAACACCGCAGAGCAGCAATACAACGCATGGGTCTATTCAATCATTGTCGGGGGCAGGAAAAGACAGCAGGCAGCGAGCCACTTCCAGTGAATCCATTTTATCAGGAATGGGAAGGGGAACCAGACAGATGTCTTTAATTGCTTCTGGACTTAACAGGATAGAACTG CGACAGGTAGAAAAGCTGACTAGACTCATCGATGGTTGCCGATTTGCCAGTGCCTTCAATGCCAATACCACTCATGTCATCGTCAAAACAG ATGCTTCACTGGTGTGTGAGCGAACTCTGAAGTATTTCCAAGGCATTGCTGCCAGAGCCTGGGTCGTCAGTTTCAAAT GGGTCTCGGACAGTCTGGAAGCTGAACAACCCCTCGCGGAGGAGAGCTATGAGGTCAGAGGTGATGTGGTGAATGGTCTTGATCATCAAGGACCAAGGCGTTCCAGGACGTGGGATGGGCCTGGTTTCCTAAGCAGATATGACCTCTGCTGTATTGGACCTTATTCTGGACTCAACAAGG aCCAACTGGTTGGCCTGTGTGAGATGTGCGGAGCATGTACGGTGCAGCACCCATCACTCTTTCCCTACACGAGTGGCAAGACGGCCTTTATTGTGGTAGAACCGAATCTTACTGACACACCAACAGACTACCAAG